Proteins encoded in a region of the Clostridium beijerinckii genome:
- the dapA gene encoding 4-hydroxy-tetrahydrodipicolinate synthase yields the protein MSIFQGSAVAIVTPFNENGVNFESLKNLLEWHVKEGTDAIVICGTTGEATTMTEKEKKDTIKFTVDVINKRIPVIAGTGSNNTAAAISMSKYAESVGVDGLLVITPYYNKTTQNGLIKHFKAINDEVNTPIVLYNVPSRTGVNIAPKTLAKIAELGNVVAIKEASGNISQILQMKELCRDSIDIYSGNDDQIVSIMSIGGIGVISVLANIIPNKVHEIAEKCLSNNFKEALDIQLDTLSLANTLFLETNPIPVKTAMNLMGLDVGPLRLPLCEMDSNNEEILKAALLDYKLI from the coding sequence ATGTCAATATTTCAAGGCTCAGCTGTAGCTATAGTTACGCCATTTAATGAAAATGGAGTAAACTTCGAATCACTTAAAAATTTACTAGAATGGCACGTTAAAGAAGGTACTGATGCCATTGTAATTTGTGGTACTACAGGTGAAGCTACTACGATGACAGAAAAAGAGAAAAAAGATACAATTAAATTTACAGTTGATGTAATAAACAAAAGAATTCCTGTAATTGCAGGGACCGGCTCAAACAATACTGCTGCTGCTATTTCAATGAGTAAATATGCAGAAAGTGTTGGAGTAGATGGACTTCTTGTTATTACACCATATTACAATAAAACTACTCAAAATGGTTTGATAAAACATTTTAAAGCTATAAATGATGAAGTTAATACTCCTATTGTACTTTATAACGTACCGAGTAGGACAGGTGTTAATATTGCACCTAAAACTTTAGCTAAGATTGCTGAATTAGGCAATGTTGTTGCTATAAAAGAAGCTAGCGGAAATATCAGCCAAATACTTCAAATGAAGGAACTTTGCAGAGATTCTATAGATATTTATTCTGGTAATGATGATCAAATTGTATCTATAATGTCCATTGGAGGTATAGGTGTAATTTCAGTTTTAGCTAATATAATTCCAAATAAAGTTCATGAAATAGCTGAAAAATGTTTATCTAATAATTTTAAAGAAGCTTTAGATATTCAATTAGACACTTTATCTTTAGCAAATACTTTATTTTTAGAAACAAATCCAATCCCAGTTAAAACAGCCATGAACCTTATGGGCCTAGATGTTGGACCTTTAAGACTTCCACTTTGTGAAATGGATAGTAACAATGAGGAAATACTAAAAGCTGCTTTGCTAGATTATAAATTGATATAA
- a CDS encoding aspartate-semialdehyde dehydrogenase → MYNVAIVGATGNVGRKFLEILEERNFPVNNLYLFASKRSEGSTLPFKGKDYVVEETCEKNIKDKKIDYALFSAGGDASKEFAPVFAQYGAVVIDNSSAWRMDPEVPLVVPEVNPEDIKLHKGIIANPNCSTIQAMPIMKALHDKYGIKRIVYSTYQAVSGAGIQGIRDLEDGVKGVAPKKFPYPIAGNVLPHIDVFLEDGYTKEEEKMIKETRKILHEPDLRVTATTARVPVLNGHSESINVELNSEFDVKDIFELLGNTQGVTVYDKVDELKYPTALEVSGKDDVYVGRIRRDFSVDNGLNLWVVGDNIRKGAALNAIQIAEIMIKDNK, encoded by the coding sequence GTGTATAATGTTGCAATAGTTGGGGCTACTGGAAATGTAGGAAGAAAATTTTTAGAAATTTTAGAAGAAAGAAATTTTCCAGTAAATAATTTATATCTTTTCGCATCAAAAAGATCTGAAGGTAGTACTTTACCATTTAAAGGAAAGGATTATGTTGTTGAGGAAACTTGTGAAAAGAATATAAAAGATAAAAAAATAGATTATGCACTATTTTCAGCCGGTGGAGATGCTAGTAAAGAATTTGCACCTGTTTTTGCACAGTATGGGGCTGTAGTAATTGATAATAGTAGCGCTTGGAGAATGGATCCTGAGGTACCACTTGTAGTGCCAGAAGTTAATCCAGAAGATATCAAACTTCATAAAGGAATAATTGCAAATCCAAATTGCTCAACAATTCAAGCTATGCCAATCATGAAGGCTTTACATGATAAATATGGAATTAAAAGAATTGTATACTCTACTTATCAAGCTGTATCTGGAGCTGGTATCCAAGGTATAAGAGATTTAGAGGATGGTGTTAAAGGGGTTGCACCTAAGAAATTCCCTTATCCTATTGCTGGTAATGTTTTACCTCATATAGATGTATTTTTAGAAGATGGTTACACAAAAGAAGAAGAAAAGATGATTAAAGAAACTAGAAAAATTCTACACGAGCCAGATTTAAGAGTAACAGCAACTACAGCTAGAGTTCCAGTACTTAACGGACATAGTGAAAGTATTAATGTTGAACTTAATTCTGAATTTGATGTAAAAGATATTTTTGAATTACTAGGAAACACTCAAGGTGTAACTGTATATGATAAAGTAGACGAATTAAAATATCCAACTGCTCTTGAAGTTTCAGGAAAAGACGACGTTTATGTTGGAAGAATCAGAAGAGATTTTAGTGTGGATAATGGTTTAAATCTATGGGTTGTTGGTGATAACATAAGAAAAGGTGCAGCACTTAATGCTATTCAAATTGCTGAAATAATGATAAAAGATAATAAATAG
- a CDS encoding small, acid-soluble spore protein, alpha/beta type, with protein MGNKSVKKTIKAKLKANKELTEAEKMREKVKYEIAEELGLIDKVNKEGWGGLSSEETGRIGGIMAKRKKAPK; from the coding sequence ATGGGTAATAAATCTGTAAAAAAGACAATAAAAGCAAAGCTTAAAGCAAATAAAGAGCTTACTGAAGCTGAAAAAATGAGAGAAAAAGTTAAGTATGAAATTGCAGAAGAACTTGGTTTAATCGATAAAGTTAATAAAGAAGGATGGGGAGGACTATCTTCTGAAGAAACCGGAAGAATAGGAGGAATAATGGCTAAAAGAAAAAAAGCGCCAAAGTAA
- a CDS encoding class I SAM-dependent DNA methyltransferase produces MAYKEFANIYDELIYEDINYDKVADKIINICRENNLKFEDYLDLACGTGNVSINVAKYFKTVYAVDLSDDMLNVAFDKFKKNKIKAKVICQDMCELSLNKRFDLITSVLDSTNYITEDEDLLDYFSNVYEHLKENGIFIFDINSYYKLSTVLGNNIYTYSSEEIFYTWENSFEDDVLNMFLTFFVKTENELYKKFEEEHFERAYKESYIEDILKKCNFRIINKFSGYSDEEVNENSERILYIVSK; encoded by the coding sequence ATGGCTTATAAAGAGTTTGCCAACATATATGATGAATTAATATATGAGGATATTAATTATGATAAAGTTGCAGATAAGATTATAAATATATGTAGAGAAAATAATTTAAAATTTGAAGATTATTTGGATTTGGCATGCGGAACTGGAAATGTTTCGATTAATGTAGCAAAATACTTTAAAACTGTTTATGCAGTAGATTTGTCAGATGATATGTTAAATGTAGCTTTTGATAAATTTAAAAAGAATAAAATTAAAGCAAAAGTAATTTGTCAAGATATGTGTGAGTTAAGTTTAAATAAAAGGTTTGATCTTATAACTTCTGTTCTTGATTCAACTAATTATATAACAGAGGATGAAGATTTGCTTGATTATTTCTCAAATGTATATGAACATTTAAAGGAAAATGGTATATTTATTTTTGATATAAATTCGTATTATAAACTTTCTACCGTTCTCGGAAATAATATATACACTTACAGTTCTGAAGAAATTTTTTATACATGGGAAAATTCATTTGAAGATGATGTATTAAATATGTTTTTAACATTCTTCGTAAAAACCGAAAATGAATTATATAAAAAATTTGAAGAAGAGCATTTTGAGAGAGCTTATAAAGAAAGCTATATAGAAGATATATTAAAAAAATGTAACTTTAGAATAATAAATAAGTTTTCAGGATATTCTGATGAGGAAGTAAATGAAAATAGTGAAAGAATACTTTACATAGTAAGTAAATAA
- the hslO gene encoding Hsp33 family molecular chaperone HslO gives MEDKIVRATAKNGMVRIIAGITTNLVNEGSKIHECTPVASAALGRMLTAGTLIGTTLKSEKEVVTLKINGNGEINGITVTAHSDASVKGFIGNPYVDMPLNEKGKLDVGGAIGTDGILYVIKDLGLRDPYIGQVPIQTGEIAEDFAYYFTVSEQTPSAVSLGVLVDRDLSIKAAGGFIVQMMPGADELLADVITYRLEEIPPITTLISEGKTIEEILEYIFDGMDLKVLDSLTPEYKCDCSRERVEKALISIGKETLQEIYDDKKNEEIVCNFCNTKYEFTNDEIGELLNNSR, from the coding sequence ATGGAAGATAAAATAGTTAGAGCAACCGCTAAAAATGGAATGGTTAGAATAATAGCAGGAATCACTACGAATTTAGTAAATGAGGGTAGTAAAATACATGAATGTACACCTGTAGCCTCAGCAGCTTTAGGGAGAATGTTAACTGCAGGTACACTTATAGGAACTACACTAAAAAGTGAAAAAGAAGTTGTAACTTTAAAAATAAATGGCAATGGAGAAATAAACGGAATAACAGTAACAGCACATAGTGATGCATCTGTTAAAGGATTTATTGGAAATCCATATGTTGATATGCCTCTTAATGAAAAAGGAAAATTAGATGTTGGAGGAGCTATTGGAACAGATGGTATTTTATATGTAATAAAGGATTTAGGACTTAGAGATCCATATATTGGACAAGTGCCAATACAAACTGGAGAAATAGCAGAAGATTTTGCATATTATTTCACAGTATCAGAGCAAACACCATCAGCAGTGTCACTTGGTGTATTAGTTGATCGAGATTTATCTATAAAAGCTGCAGGTGGATTCATAGTGCAAATGATGCCGGGTGCAGATGAACTTCTTGCAGATGTTATAACATATAGATTAGAAGAAATTCCACCAATAACTACATTAATAAGTGAAGGAAAAACAATAGAAGAAATTTTGGAGTATATTTTTGATGGAATGGATTTAAAAGTATTAGATTCTTTAACTCCAGAATATAAATGTGATTGTTCTAGAGAAAGAGTTGAAAAAGCCTTAATATCTATTGGAAAGGAAACTCTTCAAGAGATATATGATGACAAAAAGAATGAAGAAATAGTATGCAACTTTTGCAATACTAAATATGAATTCACTAATGATGAAATAGGAGAATTATTAAATAATAGTAGATAA
- a CDS encoding YdcF family protein, which produces MKKFLDIIFGMIIIVYIAVINIISSSKISFSIPIFILGVTLIIYHFIKRRIESNKLIYRYFKVLKVLICIGVIFFLGIEIFIINYPKYNKGNADYIIVLGAGLDTNSNPSLILQGRLDAALEYIKEDDYRFIVLSGGQGSDEKLPESHAMKKYLLDRGVDEKKVIIEDKSRNTDENFKFSKVKIEENSGRPLDKLNIEIVTSDFHALRSSILAKKNGYVNYSNYSSHTVWYLIPITYTREAFAIVKSIIFD; this is translated from the coding sequence ATGAAAAAATTTTTGGATATTATCTTTGGTATGATTATTATAGTATATATTGCAGTAATAAATATTATAAGCAGCTCTAAAATCTCATTTAGTATTCCTATTTTTATTTTAGGAGTTACTTTAATAATATATCATTTTATTAAGAGGAGAATAGAAAGTAATAAGCTTATATATAGGTATTTTAAAGTTTTAAAAGTACTAATTTGCATAGGGGTTATATTTTTTTTAGGAATAGAAATTTTTATAATTAATTATCCTAAATATAATAAGGGGAATGCAGATTATATTATTGTTTTGGGAGCAGGACTTGATACTAATTCTAACCCAAGTTTAATCCTTCAAGGAAGGTTGGATGCAGCTTTAGAATACATAAAAGAAGATGATTATAGATTCATTGTTTTATCAGGAGGACAAGGATCTGACGAGAAGCTGCCAGAATCACATGCAATGAAAAAATATTTATTGGATAGGGGAGTTGACGAGAAAAAAGTAATAATTGAGGATAAGTCAAGGAATACGGATGAGAATTTTAAATTTTCAAAAGTAAAAATAGAAGAGAATAGTGGAAGACCTCTAGATAAACTTAATATTGAAATAGTAACAAGTGATTTTCATGCTCTTAGAAGCAGTATCTTAGCAAAGAAAAATGGATATGTAAATTATAGTAATTATTCTAGTCATACTGTATGGTATCTAATCCCTATAACATATACAAGAGAAGCTTTTGCTATTGTTAAAAGTATAATATTTGATTAA
- a CDS encoding RNA pseudouridine synthase, whose protein sequence is MRINKLFSNYGICSRKETNRLIEEKRIIINGRYCVEGQWVNDSDEIIFDGKPISTVEKVYIILNKPVGITCTAENKVSDNIISYMKYPHYIFPVGRLDKDSQGLILMTNDGEVANRILESDNMHEKEYLVQVNKNFDDEFLKRMSDGVEITGNKGSGVRRISDKLGLYKKIEDKENRLGEENLGDSSIVQLKELKNIEHEKNKFVKTRPCQVERVDDNTFKIILTQGMNKQIRKMSGTLGYKVIKLERIRIMNIRLNDLEIGKWRYLEENEIKSLKNELFR, encoded by the coding sequence ATGAGGATAAATAAATTATTTAGTAACTATGGAATTTGTTCTCGAAAGGAAACAAATAGATTGATTGAAGAAAAGAGAATTATTATAAATGGAAGATATTGTGTTGAGGGACAATGGGTAAATGATTCAGATGAGATAATATTTGACGGTAAACCAATTTCTACAGTGGAAAAAGTATATATTATCTTGAATAAACCAGTTGGAATTACTTGTACTGCAGAGAATAAAGTTAGTGATAATATAATTTCCTATATGAAATATCCACACTACATATTTCCAGTTGGTAGATTAGATAAAGACTCGCAAGGTCTTATTTTAATGACTAATGATGGTGAAGTTGCTAATAGGATTTTAGAAAGTGATAATATGCATGAAAAAGAATATTTAGTTCAAGTAAATAAAAACTTTGATGATGAATTTTTAAAGAGGATGTCTGATGGAGTGGAGATTACAGGAAATAAAGGTTCTGGTGTTAGAAGGATAAGTGATAAATTAGGTTTATATAAGAAAATAGAAGATAAAGAAAATCGACTAGGGGAAGAAAATCTAGGTGACTCATCCATAGTACAGTTGAAAGAATTGAAAAACATAGAACATGAAAAAAATAAATTTGTTAAAACAAGACCATGTCAAGTAGAAAGGGTAGATGATAATACATTTAAAATTATACTAACTCAGGGGATGAATAAACAAATCCGTAAGATGAGCGGAACTTTAGGTTATAAGGTTATTAAACTTGAAAGAATTAGAATAATGAACATAAGGCTTAATGATCTGGAGATAGGAAAATGGAGGTACTTGGAGGAAAATGAAATAAAAAGCCTTAAAAATGAATTGTTTAGGTAA
- a CDS encoding sensor histidine kinase, whose protein sequence is MKIKKRLTISNIFMLIIPVIIIFIIAFIMNIPFSKAYENKFEGYREHDQNAYFIQQSLKPDMRNIENKNDLDKFPEQLQKFLDPKGYHLIITYDGEIVSSNIEDKDKEAISMIGDDVLFKSNSLVLEMNSISLVKNSFVKDNKVVNIIAINPSYKPVRIDIKNEMSTLVISYIIIVIIVSLIVVTITNAILSSKIYKKLIRPLELLSYGAEQIKNGNLDFEMNYESDDEFGQVCGDFDEMRLRLKHSVDMQLKYEEDRKQLVVGISHDLRTPLTAIKGYVEGLRDGVANTPEKQKKYLDTIYTKACDMDVLVDSLFLFSKLDTGRFPFKFDLVSIREYIESFYRCAKKEFYGKNVEISFESKCENSTLVKLDYNEINRVLLNILDNSVKYKQKNLVKIKIKLYEDEEFAILEISDNGSGVPDEELSKLFLSFYRGDVSRTKPNEGSGLGLAIAKHIIEAHDGDIKAFNNDGLTIRITLPKR, encoded by the coding sequence ATGAAAATAAAGAAACGTCTAACCATTTCAAATATATTCATGTTAATTATACCTGTAATTATCATATTTATTATTGCATTTATAATGAATATTCCATTTTCAAAGGCTTATGAAAATAAATTTGAAGGTTATAGGGAGCATGATCAGAATGCTTATTTCATTCAACAAAGTTTAAAACCAGATATGAGAAATATAGAAAATAAAAATGATTTAGATAAATTTCCAGAGCAATTACAGAAATTTCTTGATCCTAAGGGATATCATCTAATAATAACATATGATGGGGAAATTGTGTCATCAAATATTGAAGATAAGGATAAAGAAGCTATTTCGATGATAGGAGATGATGTACTTTTTAAATCTAATTCATTAGTTTTAGAGATGAACTCTATATCCTTAGTTAAAAATAGCTTTGTTAAGGATAATAAAGTAGTAAATATTATTGCAATAAATCCATCATATAAACCTGTAAGGATTGACATAAAAAATGAAATGTCAACTTTGGTAATAAGCTATATAATAATAGTTATTATAGTTTCACTAATTGTTGTCACGATAACTAATGCTATACTATCCAGTAAGATTTATAAGAAATTGATTCGCCCTTTAGAACTTTTAAGCTATGGGGCTGAACAGATAAAAAACGGAAATCTGGACTTTGAAATGAATTATGAAAGTGATGATGAATTTGGACAAGTTTGTGGTGATTTTGATGAAATGAGATTAAGATTAAAACATTCGGTCGATATGCAGCTAAAATATGAAGAAGATAGAAAGCAACTAGTGGTAGGAATATCCCATGATCTAAGAACACCATTAACTGCAATTAAAGGTTATGTGGAAGGATTACGTGATGGGGTAGCAAATACTCCTGAAAAACAAAAAAAGTATTTAGACACAATTTATACTAAGGCTTGTGATATGGATGTATTAGTTGATAGTCTGTTCCTTTTTTCTAAATTAGATACAGGCAGGTTTCCATTTAAATTTGATTTAGTAAGCATTAGGGAATATATAGAGAGTTTTTACAGGTGTGCTAAGAAAGAGTTTTATGGAAAAAACGTTGAAATTTCATTTGAAAGTAAATGTGAGAATTCAACATTAGTGAAACTCGATTATAATGAAATAAATAGAGTTCTTCTGAATATATTGGATAATAGTGTTAAATATAAGCAGAAGAATTTAGTTAAAATAAAAATTAAATTGTATGAAGATGAGGAATTTGCAATATTAGAAATTAGTGATAATGGTTCAGGAGTTCCTGATGAAGAGCTTTCAAAGTTATTTCTAAGTTTTTATAGAGGAGATGTTTCACGAACAAAGCCTAATGAAGGAAGTGGACTTGGATTAGCTATAGCAAAACATATAATAGAAGCGCATGATGGAGATATTAAAGCTTTTAATAATGATGGACTTACAATAAGAATAACATTACCTAAAAGATAA
- a CDS encoding response regulator transcription factor: MKKILIIEDDESIAELERDYLEITGFKTEIAQDGYKGLDLALNEEFDLILLDVMLPGKDGFKVCQEIRAVKEIPILMVTAKKEDIYKIQGLGIGADDYIVKPFSPSELVARVNAHISRYERLTTIEKNSDNEKSSITIGRIKILLKARRVYIGKNEVKFANKEFELLMFLASNPNIVFSKDTLLDRIWGEESLGDSSTVTVHINRIREKIELDSSNPEYIETVWGAGYRFNL, translated from the coding sequence ATGAAAAAGATATTGATAATAGAAGATGATGAAAGTATAGCTGAATTAGAAAGAGATTATCTGGAGATAACTGGATTTAAAACAGAAATTGCTCAAGATGGATATAAAGGACTAGATCTTGCGCTAAATGAAGAATTTGATTTGATACTTTTAGATGTTATGCTGCCAGGAAAGGACGGATTTAAAGTTTGTCAGGAGATAAGAGCTGTTAAAGAAATACCCATTTTGATGGTAACTGCTAAAAAAGAAGATATCTATAAAATACAAGGACTCGGCATAGGTGCTGATGACTATATTGTTAAGCCATTTAGTCCAAGCGAACTTGTAGCAAGAGTAAATGCACATATTTCTAGATATGAACGTCTCACAACCATTGAAAAAAATAGCGATAATGAAAAAAGTTCAATAACTATTGGGCGTATTAAAATTTTACTTAAAGCAAGAAGAGTTTATATAGGGAAAAATGAAGTTAAATTTGCTAACAAGGAATTTGAACTTTTAATGTTCTTAGCTTCAAACCCTAATATCGTATTTTCAAAAGATACATTGCTAGACAGGATATGGGGAGAAGAATCTTTAGGAGATAGTTCTACTGTGACTGTACATATTAATAGAATAAGGGAGAAGATTGAGTTAGATAGCAGTAATCCTGAGTATATTGAAACTGTGTGGGGAGCTGGATATAGATTTAACTTATAA
- a CDS encoding TolC family protein produces MRKTFISFLIGALVVSSSISMINIPSAYADTTDNSTINEVPDDSGTIKVSLENIRDIMTENNLDIKIKKNNLKIAQEEYHDALDDYDSAKSAYDTYSDKENIESNYEAAKNAYENCTDVTQKETLKAAFDTAKAAYDAKNAYDNADTTLTTKRDAFKTARDDYNKEIEDQVYAAQQAYITYLSDLPNEKIEEDTVNINTKKEQIYKLQYDSGFISKNKYTELLQGNTSVDDLNSSKNTAELDKLKLFNLLGISSESKVTFENDIDKNFDVIPKINYEDDLSKMLENNIDIKLQNDEIDDLDDAEDDYDNKDIYDNKVEEANNKLKSLMNSTETSFKKQYNDLMTSYNSIKSSYDVINQKQKEYEIEQTKYDYGFVSKNDVDAAKLTLDSKNADFINKRNQCYLSYLKYIEMKEGY; encoded by the coding sequence TTGAGAAAAACATTTATAAGTTTTTTAATTGGAGCTTTAGTGGTTTCTAGTAGTATATCAATGATTAATATACCAAGTGCATATGCTGACACTACTGATAATAGTACAATTAACGAAGTGCCTGATGATAGCGGGACGATTAAAGTATCATTAGAAAACATAAGAGATATCATGACTGAAAATAATTTAGATATTAAGATTAAGAAGAATAATTTAAAAATAGCACAAGAGGAATATCATGATGCATTAGATGATTATGATAGTGCGAAGAGTGCATATGATACTTATAGTGATAAAGAGAATATCGAGTCAAACTATGAAGCGGCAAAAAATGCTTATGAAAATTGTACAGATGTAACTCAAAAGGAAACTCTCAAAGCAGCTTTCGATACAGCAAAAGCAGCTTATGATGCGAAAAATGCTTATGATAATGCTGATACAACTTTAACGACAAAGCGAGATGCTTTTAAAACAGCTAGGGATGATTATAATAAGGAAATTGAAGATCAAGTATACGCAGCTCAACAGGCATACATAACTTATTTGTCTGATTTACCAAATGAAAAAATAGAAGAAGATACAGTGAATATTAATACTAAGAAAGAACAAATATATAAACTTCAATATGATAGTGGTTTTATATCTAAAAATAAATATACTGAATTATTACAAGGAAATACTTCAGTTGACGACTTGAATTCGTCAAAGAATACGGCAGAGCTTGATAAACTTAAGCTATTCAACTTACTTGGAATAAGTTCTGAGAGTAAAGTTACATTTGAAAATGATATAGATAAAAATTTTGATGTTATACCTAAAATTAATTATGAAGATGATTTAAGCAAAATGCTTGAAAATAATATTGATATAAAACTTCAAAACGATGAGATTGATGATTTAGATGATGCTGAAGATGATTATGATAATAAAGATATTTATGATAATAAAGTTGAGGAAGCAAATAATAAATTAAAGTCGCTAATGAATAGTACTGAGACAAGCTTTAAGAAACAATATAATGATTTAATGACTTCTTACAATTCAATAAAAAGCAGTTATGATGTGATAAACCAGAAACAAAAAGAATATGAAATTGAGCAAACAAAATATGATTATGGATTTGTTTCAAAAAATGATGTCGATGCTGCGAAATTGACTTTAGATAGCAAGAATGCAGATTTTATAAATAAAAGAAATCAATGCTATTTATCTTATTTAAAGTACATTGAAATGAAAGAGGGTTACTAA
- a CDS encoding efflux RND transporter periplasmic adaptor subunit, which produces MKLLFNKKTLANKEIIETTEASKKKFLTKKKVISLVAILVVLAIGAGIYKVKFAKTKVTQSSVKYTTLKKTNIATTISSSGAIKSGDSTNIYSNLEYNVASINVSVGDVVKKGDVLATIDTSTLQEQLAEAEQTLNANEQKNQLSLTSAKQKYDNLQYLHDNNLQTDIINAEKAVDSAKLDMEDKSKVYEYDKVMFQNGEISQQDLNTAKTNYENSKGVYDKSTVALEAAKVNADQALSEAKTAYESAQAAANDKSNRLAYEDKKKKLQDAQVVATVDGTVTNVNAVVGIQASGALFVIQDLDNLIVNASVDETDVAKVKVGQKAQITTDASGADIIDAEVVSVEPVSSTASASTSTTSSSNGKTSTSTSSTSNTTSSDVSFTVKVQLTGKNDKVKVGMNSVVNIITDEKDDIYSVPYGAVINNNGQNEVYAAVEQGGKYVVKEIPVTKGIESNANVEIDGSDLSDGMIILNEPTSYKVGDPVEINSRKAK; this is translated from the coding sequence TTGAAGCTTTTATTTAATAAAAAAACTTTGGCTAATAAAGAAATTATAGAAACAACTGAAGCAAGCAAGAAAAAATTTTTGACTAAAAAGAAAGTTATAAGTTTAGTTGCGATATTAGTTGTTTTAGCAATAGGAGCAGGTATTTATAAGGTTAAATTTGCTAAAACAAAAGTAACACAAAGCAGCGTTAAGTATACAACTCTTAAGAAAACAAATATTGCTACAACAATTAGTTCATCAGGCGCTATAAAGAGTGGAGATTCAACCAATATATATTCAAATTTAGAATATAATGTTGCATCAATTAATGTTTCAGTTGGAGATGTAGTAAAAAAAGGGGATGTGCTTGCAACAATAGACACATCAACTCTTCAAGAACAACTTGCTGAGGCAGAACAAACTCTAAATGCAAATGAGCAAAAAAATCAGTTATCATTAACAAGCGCAAAACAAAAATATGATAATTTGCAATATTTACATGATAATAATTTACAAACTGATATAATAAATGCTGAAAAAGCTGTTGATAGTGCAAAACTCGATATGGAAGATAAGAGTAAAGTTTATGAATATGATAAGGTCATGTTTCAAAATGGCGAAATTTCTCAGCAAGATCTAAATACAGCAAAAACAAATTATGAAAATTCTAAAGGGGTTTACGATAAATCAACGGTTGCATTAGAAGCAGCGAAAGTTAATGCTGATCAAGCATTATCTGAAGCAAAAACAGCTTATGAATCTGCTCAGGCAGCGGCTAATGATAAGAGTAATAGGCTTGCATATGAAGACAAGAAAAAGAAATTGCAAGATGCTCAGGTTGTAGCGACTGTAGATGGGACAGTAACTAATGTAAATGCCGTAGTAGGTATCCAAGCATCTGGGGCATTATTTGTAATTCAGGATTTAGATAATTTAATTGTTAATGCGAGTGTTGATGAAACAGATGTCGCAAAAGTAAAAGTGGGACAAAAAGCTCAAATAACAACGGATGCTTCAGGGGCTGATATTATTGATGCAGAAGTTGTAAGTGTTGAACCAGTTTCTAGTACTGCCAGTGCGAGTACAAGTACAACTAGTAGTAGTAACGGTAAAACTAGTACTAGTACTAGTAGCACTAGTAATACGACAAGCAGTGATGTATCTTTCACAGTTAAGGTACAGTTAACCGGTAAAAATGATAAGGTGAAAGTAGGTATGAATTCAGTAGTAAATATTATCACAGATGAAAAGGACGATATTTATTCAGTACCATATGGAGCAGTAATTAATAACAATGGACAAAACGAGGTTTATGCAGCAGTTGAACAGGGTGGAAAATATGTCGTTAAGGAGATTCCTGTAACTAAAGGTATAGAATCAAATGCAAATGTTGAAATTGATGGTTCTGATCTATCAGATGGAATGATTATACTTAATGAACCAACAAGTTATAAAGTTGGTGATCCAGTAGAAATAAATTCTAGAAAAGCAAAGTAG